CGATCTTGAGCTAATCCACGACGTCATGATGGAGACGCACCGTGCGTAACAGTCAAGCTCTCACGAATTCAGCCGCCTCCCTCCTTCCACATATCAATCAGGACGTTGTCCGCTCCCTCAAAGAGAAGAATAATAATGAAGCTTATAAAGATCATTGGGCTTTAGGCTCAGCGTGCTTCTGTCCACAGTGAGGAGTGATGCGGCGCAGCGGCACCGCGCCGGGACGAGGTGCAGATATGGCGCCGTGGTATTAAGAGAGACTCCGACTAAAGCTCTTCCGAAGCTGCAGCAGTCGGACGTTTCTCCAATACTGATGAACTACAAATCCACAGCCCGActcttccctcttcctttcCGTTCCTCATCTGATGTCTATTCCGAGATCAACATCCTGCTTCATATTTATCCATCCGCTGAATTATTAAAGAGGGCTGGTGAACGCAGCAACCCTCTCTGTGTCGTTGATCTTTATTCTGGTATCTGCGAGGCACAAGGGCCACACTAAGagcaataaaacatgaaaacaaggGAATAACTGCGACAGCTGAGTGGTATGATCGGGTTTATTGATTACGCACAACAACCTGGAAGGTGAAAGCATctgtatgaataaataaatgccaCTGAGGAGGGACAAAGGATGTTACGAGGGAAGGTTAAGAGCTTTAAAACAATGATCGCAATATACACAACGACATCTGGGACTGCAGAACATCTGTACAACAACCAGCAGCACGTGCTAACTGTACATGTCGGTGTTTCCCAGCTTTGGGATAATTACAAACATTTACAAGTCATGTCCCGACTTCAGTGTTGGACATCAAAGTAGGATATCAGTGTAGAGAGTCGTGGAGAACCCAAACGCAACCGTGAACTCTCCGAGTCGCACTGGCTGCTTTGAGAAACTCAAAATGAAGCAGTGATTCTTAACGGGCCCTGAGCAGAACTACTGGTAACGTAGCACTCTCAGAGCTAACGTTCTGTCAAGGCACACTTCAAATTACAACAGAGGCAAAAAGGCCAACGAAAAAGCTCACTTGCTGTCAATCAAATACACATCGACAGGTACACAATGCccaaatgcatgctgggagataGTTTGGCCTCCTCAGACTAGTAGTAAATCACTTTAGTGTTTTAGCTTTGACGTGTTTAATTACCACGGCGGCCATCGGCATTCTTCTTCACAGAtgcaggatttttttgtttttgttttaaatacttTCGGTGCTCAACAGTGAACGTAAACGCGCCCTTAATCTGCACCAGCGCAACAATCCTCATCACATCCCCATGCGCAAACTGAATGAGGGCGCTGGAACAGCATATATCTCTGCGTCCAGGGGCCGTTCCAGCCCTGACAGAAGTGGAGCATAAATAATATATAAGAATTCTGCCCAATCCTTGCAGGTCCTTCATATAGCTCTAACCCTGACCCGTTCTTTAAGGGGGGTCCGTATGGAGTTAGTCTGGAGTGTGCTGGAAATTCTGTTGAGTTTAATGTGGTTCTATCATGGTTAACGAGAGGTCGCTATAAGATTAAGTGCAATGCCATTAAACATGAGTATCATAGAGCAAGAATTGGGGTGAACGTTATACGCCTGATTTATTGTCTATACGTTGGTCCTGGGCTGCTGTGCAGCGGCGACAGCGCAGCTCACAAACTGAAGCTCCGGTGGTGCTGCTTGTAGAACTGCTGCTTCCGCTCCTTGGCCGACAGCTCCATcagcctctctctcctgtcAATCACGTCGCAGCGCTCCTTTTCCCCCTCGTCCCCAGTGACGCTCCCCACGTCGCTGAGGTCTCCCAGGTGCTCCACCGAGTCGTACTTCTCCAAGTCGGAGGCGATGGTCTGTAGGCTGAAGACGGACAGGGAGTCGGAGCCGGCGCGCTCCCTCTCCCTGTAGTTCTCCACCAGGTGCAGAGCGGCATCCACGCACTCCGACCCCGAGGCACCGCTGCCACAAGCGCCTTCACTCCCATTTCTGATGTCAGACTCGGCTCCCACGGGGGGGCTCCGCCCTCCACACACCGTTGGACGCCCTCCCTCAGCCCGGTCCCTCTCCCTCTGGGCGTGGATCTGCTCGCTGATCTGTTCAAGGTTTCGCAGAGCGATAGAGTAGCGGGTCTTCACTTTGGCCacgtgctgctccagctgcagcaccttGGCTTTGTTCTCCTGGACATCAGAGCAAGGGATTAACATCCGTCATTACTTGCTACACAAGTTTGGGTGCGGTTATCGGGTCTCCATTAGAAAAGCACGACTGTCTTAAACAGACATTTGTGACAAAGTGATGCTGTTTTCTTGATGTGAGTGGATTCAGTGATGCTATGAGAGGTACGTAGAAGCAAGCAGGTTAACCAGGCTGTCGATGTGAAAACAGAGTCGGGCTTTACCTCCAGTATTTGATTGAACTGGGCTTTCAGCTCAAAGTAAGGCTTTGATTTCACAATGGCTCTTTTGAGAGACTTTTGCAGCATCTGGACGCGAGCTTCCGCCTCCTGACAGGCATGTGTGACGCGCATGTGCTCCCGCTCACTGCGTAGCCGCTCTTCCTCCGCCTCGTTGACCTGGGACAACGTCCACACGCAGAGTTACTTATATTTATGACACGTATTactggaaaaaggaaaatgtaatGAAGGAGGAAACCTCCTAATCTTCTCATTATTTGAACTGAAGTGTATCAGCTGGTTGGATAAGACCATTGTCACAGCGCCTGCACCCACCCTGCCTCTATTTTTACCTTGGCAGTAGCGTGGTTGAGCATCTCCTGCCAGGTGGGATCTAAGGTGTTCTTTCCATCAGCCATTAGGCCTTGTTCCGCCACATAGACCATCTCCCTGGCAGCAGTGTGCATAGAAACAGCTCTCTCATAGCTCAAAGCTGCCTTCTGGGTTTCTTGCTGTGCCTACAGTTTTGGGGAGGGGGTAGAAAAAATGATTATAGTCTATCGCAGAGGAAGTTGAGGAAATCATACGACCTCTCGGTGAATTGAATTCCGCTAGATCTCAGTGACCGCTGACATCTGAATTCCATCGGGCTATTAATatcacagaaaaaagaaagaatccaTTTTCTTCAATATGTCCATGTAAATAATTAACTGTCGATACTGTAATGTCAACATATGGCTCAGTGTTCAGATGTGAGATGTCTCGTTACGATGAATAAAATTAGCTCAGTGCATCTTCGAGAGACACCTAACGCAGGGAAACGGCTTCAACACAAAAAATGCATTCGGTTATTATTGACTGTGATGTCATATTTTTCTAAATGGAAATTTAAAAGGCATTATAGTCTGAATGTACCTCTTTTGCAAGACGGCGAGCTTCATAATAGGGTCTTGCTTTCTCAATGCAGCCGCCAAGCTGAGAACTCTGAGCATTTAGCTTCCTGGCGGACTCCGTAAGGATCTTCCTATATCCAGATCTGGCGTCCTGGTTCAATAACACGGGATTATGATAAAGAAAATGCCAGAATAGCAGGTGTGTACAGTACACGGTGTTCTGAACTCAAAACAGGCTTTACTtacatccagctgcagctctaGTCGGTTAATTTCCACGCTCGCTTCATTAAGATGTTCTAACTCTTCCTGTAAGTTCAAAGGTATTGATTCATTTTCCCAGACAGTTTGTTGCTTTAAAGGCTGCTTCCATATTTTATCTCAATATATTTACATACAACACACTTTAGCTGACAATCACGCTGGTTTCCCATTAAACTACAGTCTGTCTTTATAGCTCATCTGAAAAGCTGCACACATGAGATTAtgcaaaacatttatttcaatctGACGTGCGCGGTTCCTGAGCAACTATCTTACACTCAAAACCCTGAATGCACGGACAGGTCAGTGTTCCGGGCACCTACCTGGATCCTGGGATCCAGTTCCTCCTCATAGGGACTGTGGAACTGGTCTCCAacgttttttggtttttccttcTCGCCTTCCTCGTAGCTGTCTCTAAGCGTCAAATCCATTGTTCCTGCATGAGTTTCGACTGGTTTGTTCTCCTCTTCCCCACCGGGAATAACTTCCCTCCACTCCCCTCCATCGGATTCCCCGGATCCGGCGGGGCTCTCTCTCAAGTCGCCCGGCTCCATGCTAGCCAAGGCTGCTAGCAGTGGTTATCTAGCTAATGGGACTGGGCGagcagacggagcagctgatataCTTTTCGATTATTTCAGCTTTGGGAGGAAACACTGTTGATGGAAACACTGAGAAGAGCGTTGATAATCCCCCTGAGGCCGAATATGCAAAACGACATATCAAATCGCTGGAACAGGAACCGCAGGTGCAGACCCCGCCTGCAGCCGAGCACGCTAACCTGCTAACGCCGCCAGGGAGACTTTCACGGTTGCTTTAGAGTATTCAGATAAGAACCGAAAGCTTTCGTAGTATGAAAATCAAAGGGCTCATCGTTGTTCCCACACTTAATTAACagcttttcctccatttcccaCCGGCTGCTTTAGCTAGACTAGCTAGCTAACGGTTCCAGTCTCACGTCAGCGGAACACATCAAGTAAACACTGAGCTTGTTTTTGCGATTACGCGATTGTGTTTGGATCAGTGCGGCTTCCGTAGCCGATACTGACCTGTTCATCGCTACACTAATGTTAATCTCTCGGttataaataaaaagattttttttaaacaaccaaAAAGCAGTTTTCCTTCCTGCGCTTTGATTTTGAAAATCACACATTTAAATCTTTGTGTAACTTATTTGCAATATTTGGAGAATTTCCAGTTTGTACGATCGCGCTTGCTGTGTTTTCAGtcgttttgtgtgtttggggatGTTTTGCCCTCAAAATGAAAGTTTTTCACGATTAAAAGAAATGTGCCGGAATGGGGAGTTTCGTAGTAGGTCTCTTTTTGGGGTATAATAATAATCAATCGATTGAACTTAAAAGGATTTGCGAGGTTTTTATTCCAAAAAATACAGACAATTGCTGTGCGCAAGACAACAAGCTCACTTGGATGTCTACAGCAGAGAATCTCTTAAGCAAAATCATCAACTGATTTTTCTGACAAACATCCAATAGTGAAAGGACAACATGTATATGGCAGCTAATGGCCAGCCTCCACCACGAACAATCATACCACagatcctctttcatatgtgcGTCAGACACGAAATGTTGAAACTGGTGACCACACACGACATATGCGTTTGCACTGGAGACACAATGAAGTTAACTGCAGTGAATCAATGAACACCGGTCATGTGTGAAATCAGGATAGTATCAAAAATAGATCTCTGGTGGAAAAAAGCTGCTGAATGAACTGTTTAAGCTCTACATCATAGTGTAGGAAATGTTAAGGAGTAGTGGAAAAGACCTGAGTGGCATTGGCAAGTCTGCCTCGTTGAGGACGACAGAAGATTGAGATTACATACAACTTAATCAAAGATATCATTTCAGCTCTGTCTTTGGTTTGGAATGCTTTCTGCAATGACTATAAGGCTTTTACACAGGTTCACTGAAGGAACTCTGAAGGATCAGCTCCAAGTGGTGTCATACTGGGTCCATCCTGTAGGAGGAGCCAAAAAGATTCTCCGACCTCTTGAAATGAAACTAACGATCCCCCTGTATCCTGTCCTCGGGACTCCGGACTTAAAGTCGTCCATGATTCCCAGATTTTTGGCCAGCAATTTAAAACTGTCCCTGTGCGAGTACTCGAGTCGGAAGGGACCCGCTCCTTTCAGCTGCCCCTGCGTGATCTCCTCATACGTAACCACCGGAGCGCCATAAACCTCCCGCTCAAAGGCTGTTCTGTACGCGTCTTCCTTCAAGTAACTCAGGTCCAATTTGGTGAAAGGCACAAACTCAGTATTTAGCTTAATGTAACGCAAATACTTGTCATAAAACTGACCCAGACTCACGCCCTGTCTGCCAAAGGTCAGAGTTCGTGAGATTTCTGGCCGTATACAGGCACGATTACGGCGCTGCTCTGGCTCGCGCATCCAGTCATCCCAAAATGAAGCGGGCCACTTGGGTTCCAGTTCCTCCCATAGCTCCTTGAGAAGCATCCACCCTAAACCAGGGAAGAAGTCCGTCCGGTAGAGCAGCTGGGCCTGGCCTGGATCCACGTATGCATCCCTGCCGTTGTCGTTccaggcagacacacaccacagagaggGGTCCGATTTCAGCAGCGGCAGCGAGGCTCGGAAGTACTCAAAGAAGTCTGGTGCCACCTGCAGCAGGCGAAAAGAAATGTGGTCAAATTTATGAAACCTGGACATTTCGCCCAGTCATTTTTCCAGAGACCAACGTGTGTATTTCTACTGGTGCTTTTGTGTTTAATGAACAGGTATTCACGCATAATTACCTCCAGGTCATCCTCTACAATCACAACGGAGGAATGGGAAAGGGTCCTGAACACCTGGTTGAGAGCCCAGTGATAATGCCTGGAAATCTTGTAGTAACCTTGAAACTTCTTGTGCTGTGGTTTCACCGCCACGTCCGACAAGTCTGGCTGCTGCAGATGAGTGACTTGTTCTCCGTACGAACGAATCACCTCTGCGGTTTCGGCGTGTCCGCAGTCCTGACTCACGATGATCGGGTGAAGTTCTTCCGAAGGACGGTACTCCAGCAGTTTATCCAGGCACCGCCTCACCGTCACCCTGTTGCAAGCGATTACCAAAATAGGAATGACCGGCTGGGTCGGGACAACTGCCTTTGGTTTAGATTTGTTTGATGGCTTCCACAGAGACTTGTGACTCTTGATCTGCAAAAGGATTTTCTTCTGCATCTCCAGCTCGGCTGCGATGCTGTCTGCCATGTCGAGCACGTCTCCCATCACATCAGGTGAAGGCTTGACAGCCACGTCCACCTGGTCCTGGACCGCCTTGTCCTGTTGGGCAGGTGTGGGCCTTCcccacagcagaaacaacagtATGGCATTCCAGGTGATAAGTAGGAATGTACCACAAAGAATCAGAGGTCCTTTCTTGCGGAACATGGCCCAGAAACCTCTGAATAGAAAGACGTGTCCTTGTTACAGACAATAGAAATAGGATGAGGGCAGGGCAGTTTGTCTGTCACCACAGTTCATCATCAGAGATGTGAAGTGCCTTTGCTAAAGGTATGAAGATACAAATCATCAGTAACGGCGAAGTTCTCTAAAATAATCCCGAGGGCAAAATAAATCCTAATCCCGAGGGCAATGAGCATTTTGAGTAACGAGTAACGCGGTGACCGACGGATCTTCAACTCTTAATTAGCACGCccacctggaaaaaaaaagaagagtaaTCAAAATAGAGCCCCAAAAAAATGAAGTAGAAAATGGCGTAAATTCAAGTTAGTCTCGCTTTTAAAGGAAGTCTCTTCTTGTAAGCGATGATTCATCCCAACAGCATGATCGATTATCTCTTATCACCTGTGGCTGTCTCGCCTAACAGACTGAGCGGTGCAGCCAGtgtaaaaacactaaaaaacatGTACCTTCGACGTGAAGTACCCGACAAACGCTTTCTGTCAAATAGTGAATGCTGCAGTTTGACAAGGAGCGCGTTGAAATTAGCCTTTACCGTCACAGTCTGGGCAGTTCTCCTCCGAGGAGCCATTTCTCAGTCGTTTCTCCCGTGACAACCTTTTCGAAGTTGAACGACAAGGAGAGCGATCCTTCCGTGGGGGTTCGAgggctttttttcctgcaaGTTCGACAGTTAAAGGCGCAGATTCTGCCCCGTTTATCACAAGACTGGAAGAGCGAGCAGGAAAAAGTCAAGAGCCCGACTTCCggcctggggggtgggggacaggaagtcccgCCTTCACCGCCACTCCGAGAAATGGCACATGTTGACGTGTCTCTGTACAGCTGATAAACGGAGCGAGATCttactttattttattgttttctcggatttccatgatgatgatgaaggagcTAATACTGTCACTTTTATATTTTGCCTTTCACCGGCGCTTCAATGACTGAACTGAAGAGTCTTACTTTTAGTCAAAGGTTTACAAAAATATTACTAAAACTGTCAAAACAGACACGGATGGTTTAATTAGTTACTTATTGACCGGACAACTTCTAGTGACAGACTTGGAATAACAAGAACATTTTACATctttcatttctcctcctttttttagAACGTTACTCATCGTTTTTGGCTTGTTCTCAATTCTCTATATTAAAATCttgaagggattttttttatatttaaatcctACAGTTTTTTTGGAAGCGCCACAGGCGTAAAGGGACATTATTAAACTTCTGTGAGCATCCACTTGAGGTATCTTTCATGTGTTGCCTGgtctgttgttttttattattattattcagattgaactgaattgttttgttttttttactaatgAATTTATTCTGATCCAAACTGCCATCAAATGAAAACACTGGGAATCAGCTCTAGAACCTATTTCTTAAGTTAATGATTAAAGACACTGATGATTGAGCCTGAAACTGCTAAATGAATGATCCAAATGGAGACATCGCCGTGGAAAGGAACCGTCACTGGCGTCAACGGAAATAGCTCACTGGATTTTACTGATAAGGTGTTGCTGACAGAGGCGGCATAGCCTAATCTAACTAAACAGTTGTGCCCACAAAAACTGTTGGACTGCTTGGTGTGTCCAGACTATTACTCCAAATAAGACCATTTATACAGTGCAATTTACAACTTAAGTTAAAATCCATAACTACAATTCACAGCTTGGTTTAGCTTAACTGGGATGCTTCGGCACAAACTGCAAGTTCAACACGGGTCACTGTTTACTTGGAGTCCAAAAGCTGAAATCAGAGTCAACAGGTGCTGGTTTATTGAGTAATTGGGTCAAGTTGTTTTGACTATTTTAAGCTCTCAGTCTGGTCCCTCCTCAGTGACCTTTAGTCCAGAACcctgtttgtcctgtttgtctGAGATGCCATCAGGAGGATAAACCTGAGGAAAAGAGCAGAACTTTAACGCCTCCACAATATGTGGCATCATAAATGAGACGTCCACTCTGAATAAGTGTTTTAAATGGGCGTAACTCACTTGCAGGGAACCGTTTTTGACATTTACAGCCAGTTGTTTCTGCAGAGGAGGTGCATCCAGACCTCTGATGCTCGACCTGCACAGCACTCTGACACCCGCTTCGAGCGATTCGACAACGACAGTTAGGATATTCCCCATCGTGACACGCTCCCGCGGAGCAATGGCCCCCCAGGCAGACGCCGTGTGTGGCCGTGCGCGCCCGGCTGGCCAGCCTGCTGCCCCGAGGCTGTGCGCCGCGGAGAGGGGCTGCGTGCTCGGCGGATTCCGCGTCCAGAGATTCCTGCGACACCGGAGAACTGCAGTAAGGGCACAGGCCGAGGGTGCGGAGGACATCTCTTGTGTGTCTCGGGGTTTGACCCTTGTCAAACTCGGTCAGCAGGAATATTCAGGAATCTTTCGTTGCGCTCAAGCGTGGCCGCCTCCCGCGTTTGCGCCGCTCCGCGTTTCTGTTGCTGCTCAACTGCGCTGCGCTGCTGGGTCCCATGGCTGACCCGAGAACAGCCTCAAAAATATGTATTCACATGATACACCACCAATAGATGTGGTACCAACGGGAACGGGACAGGTTCCTATTTGAAATCACGTGACTGGAAATAAAAAGAACTGGTGCAAAAATGCATCCGCTCCTTTCCCCCCAGATGTTCCAAATCCATCTGAAAAAAAAGTAAGCACTACATGGTGGATTTATACCACAAGTATTAAAAAGTATTTTGGCTTCAACTTAATTTCCGAGCTGAATTCAAATCTTAATCGTATCTATATAATCTACTCACGGTACCACACTAATCCCTTCACAAAGCCATTTTCCTTTTAAGGTGTAACCCTATAAAAGGTAATATTAGCTCTTCTCTTTAAAACAGCATGGATTGCCACTTTGTCGACCCGATCTGGAACTGTTTTTGATAGAATGTGGTTATTGCGCCCCCCCAACAGTGAAGTGCCGTGCTGGTGTCAGCGGTATTACCGTACATCCGCGATAAGGGGCGCACTGAGAATTCCAGACCGAGTCCCGCcggcttgttgttgttgttgttattattgttattgttattattattattattattattagtagtagtagtagtagtagtagtagtagtagtagtagtagtagtagtagtagtagtggtggtggtagtagtggtagtagtattTTAATTGATcgaataataatttaataatcgAATGTCGATATTTTTAAGGTTAAAAGCCGTCGATGGGTAACTGTGGGTAAAAATATTCTTGTCTATGTCAACTTAAGTTCTCCACGGgcgaaaaaaaagaaaacagtggagaaatAATGTAGTTAAACTGGTTTGTCCAACTGGTGTATTTACACCACTAGAGGGGATCCGGTATGTAAACACGAGGACCTGTCGAACAACTGAGTCATTCAAAGCAATGGACCATATGTTGTTCAATAGTTCTAGAGTTCACAATGATCGCAGTTACTGATGAgtccatttctgtgtgtttggcagTGCCGAAAATATGAATAGCCCTACAGCAATacttt
The DNA window shown above is from Takifugu flavidus isolate HTHZ2018 chromosome 10, ASM371156v2, whole genome shotgun sequence and carries:
- the sh3bp5la gene encoding SH3-binding domain protein 5-like, a, translated to MEPGDLRESPAGSGESDGGEWREVIPGGEEENKPVETHAGTMDLTLRDSYEEGEKEKPKNVGDQFHSPYEEELDPRIQEELEHLNEASVEINRLELQLDDARSGYRKILTESARKLNAQSSQLGGCIEKARPYYEARRLAKEAQQETQKAALSYERAVSMHTAAREMVYVAEQGLMADGKNTLDPTWQEMLNHATAKVNEAEEERLRSEREHMRVTHACQEAEARVQMLQKSLKRAIVKSKPYFELKAQFNQILEENKAKVLQLEQHVAKVKTRYSIALRNLEQISEQIHAQRERDRAEGGRPTVCGGRSPPVGAESDIRNGSEGACGSGASGSECVDAALHLVENYRERERAGSDSLSVFSLQTIASDLEKYDSVEHLGDLSDVGSVTGDEGEKERCDVIDRRERLMELSAKERKQQFYKQHHRSFSL
- the mgat1a gene encoding alpha-1,3-mannosyl-glycoprotein 2-beta-N-acetylglucosaminyltransferase a, which encodes MFRKKGPLILCGTFLLITWNAILLFLLWGRPTPAQQDKAVQDQVDVAVKPSPDVMGDVLDMADSIAAELEMQKKILLQIKSHKSLWKPSNKSKPKAVVPTQPVIPILVIACNRVTVRRCLDKLLEYRPSEELHPIIVSQDCGHAETAEVIRSYGEQVTHLQQPDLSDVAVKPQHKKFQGYYKISRHYHWALNQVFRTLSHSSVVIVEDDLEVAPDFFEYFRASLPLLKSDPSLWCVSAWNDNGRDAYVDPGQAQLLYRTDFFPGLGWMLLKELWEELEPKWPASFWDDWMREPEQRRNRACIRPEISRTLTFGRQGVSLGQFYDKYLRYIKLNTEFVPFTKLDLSYLKEDAYRTAFEREVYGAPVVTYEEITQGQLKGAGPFRLEYSHRDSFKLLAKNLGIMDDFKSGVPRTGYRGIVSFISRGRRIFLAPPTGWTQYDTTWS